The Fervidobacterium gondwanense DSM 13020 genome has a segment encoding these proteins:
- a CDS encoding ABC transporter ATP-binding protein, which translates to MTVHENKNSENILEVIDLKVHFKTPEGIVRAVNGISFALGRQETLAIVGESGCGKSVTAQAIIGLLKSPPAIISGEIKFKSTPLDSQKVVNSVRGKNITMIFQEPMSSFDPLYTIGHQIAEVVEKHLGIKKKDSKELIISMLKKVHIPDAERRYDEYPHQMSGGMLQRIMIALALITNPEILIADEPTTALDVTIQAQVLNLMSELKEEFKMSTIFITHDLGIVAEIADRVIVMYAGKIVEQGSVYSIFESPLHPYTRGLLESNIKSSAKGKELPYIPGFVPSSTKIPQGCPFHPRCKHAMDVCKNVEPEITRVNSQFVSCHLYTKERAEV; encoded by the coding sequence ATGACAGTACACGAAAACAAGAATTCTGAAAATATTCTCGAAGTAATAGACCTGAAAGTACACTTCAAGACACCCGAAGGAATCGTAAGAGCTGTTAATGGAATATCCTTCGCTCTCGGAAGACAGGAGACCTTGGCCATAGTAGGTGAATCAGGCTGTGGAAAGAGCGTAACAGCTCAGGCCATAATAGGATTATTGAAATCCCCACCGGCAATAATTTCCGGGGAAATTAAGTTCAAATCCACGCCGCTAGATTCTCAGAAAGTCGTGAATTCAGTTCGTGGAAAAAACATTACTATGATCTTCCAAGAGCCAATGTCATCATTTGACCCTCTCTACACCATTGGACACCAGATAGCAGAGGTTGTTGAGAAACACCTCGGTATAAAGAAAAAAGACTCTAAAGAGCTCATAATTTCAATGCTTAAGAAGGTTCACATTCCAGATGCAGAAAGACGCTATGATGAATATCCACACCAAATGAGCGGTGGCATGCTACAGCGAATAATGATAGCTTTAGCCCTGATAACAAATCCAGAAATTCTCATCGCAGACGAGCCAACAACAGCACTCGACGTAACAATTCAGGCTCAAGTGCTAAACCTGATGAGTGAATTAAAAGAAGAATTTAAAATGTCCACGATATTCATAACCCATGACCTAGGAATTGTTGCCGAGATTGCTGACCGAGTTATTGTCATGTATGCCGGCAAAATAGTTGAGCAAGGCAGTGTGTATAGCATTTTCGAATCACCTCTCCACCCTTACACGCGCGGACTTCTTGAGTCGAATATAAAATCTTCCGCGAAGGGCAAGGAATTACCGTACATACCCGGGTTCGTGCCAAGCTCAACAAAGATTCCCCAAGGTTGCCCGTTCCACCCGAGGTGTAAACACGCTATGGACGTTTGCAAAAATGTCGAACCAGAGATAACACGTGTGAACTCACAATTTGTCAGTTGCCATCTTTATACCAAAGAAAGAGCCGAAGTTTAA
- a CDS encoding ABC transporter permease: MISKRVIRQFKKHKLGVFGFWIVVFLYILMIFSDFIAPYSYKTTHSKFSYAPPTKIHLFHEGKFVGPFVYGLKKERDPITFLLNYQEDKSQIYKIRLFVKGEEYSFFGIKSQLHLFGLEADPQEAMILLFGADRFGRDVFSRTLVGSKVSLTACLLGTFISLVIGAIIGAISGYYGGWIDIAIQRFIEILRSFPRIPLWLALSVILPPSWPSTWVYIGIIIVLSFIGWTGVARVVRGMTLSLKEKDFVLAAKVCGAKDFKIITRHIIPNLSSYLIVVATLSIPGMILGESTISFLGLGIKEPMTSWGLLLKDAQSLTEIAVHPWLIIPGAFIMISVLAFNFMGDGLRDAIDPYRTVEKV; encoded by the coding sequence ATGATTTCTAAGAGAGTAATCAGACAATTTAAAAAACACAAACTCGGCGTTTTCGGTTTTTGGATAGTCGTCTTTTTGTATATTTTGATGATTTTCAGCGATTTTATAGCCCCATACAGCTACAAGACGACTCATTCAAAGTTTTCTTACGCTCCACCAACGAAGATCCATCTCTTCCACGAGGGGAAGTTCGTAGGTCCATTTGTGTACGGTTTGAAGAAAGAACGAGACCCAATAACCTTTCTGCTCAACTACCAAGAGGACAAGTCTCAGATCTACAAGATAAGACTGTTCGTAAAAGGCGAAGAATATTCATTCTTCGGAATTAAGAGTCAGTTGCATCTTTTCGGACTTGAGGCAGACCCTCAGGAGGCAATGATACTCTTATTCGGTGCGGATAGGTTTGGAAGAGATGTTTTCTCAAGAACACTCGTCGGCTCGAAAGTTTCTCTGACAGCTTGTCTACTTGGCACGTTCATTAGTTTGGTCATAGGAGCGATAATAGGTGCGATTTCGGGATATTACGGTGGCTGGATAGACATAGCTATCCAGAGGTTTATTGAGATATTGAGGTCATTCCCACGCATTCCGCTCTGGCTTGCTCTATCAGTTATCCTCCCTCCAAGCTGGCCAAGCACTTGGGTATACATTGGAATAATAATCGTTCTCTCGTTCATTGGCTGGACTGGAGTTGCGCGGGTCGTACGTGGAATGACCTTGAGCCTAAAAGAAAAGGATTTCGTCCTCGCTGCAAAGGTGTGCGGTGCTAAAGATTTCAAAATCATAACAAGACACATCATACCAAACCTATCGAGCTACTTAATAGTCGTCGCGACTCTATCGATTCCCGGGATGATACTAGGTGAAAGCACTATCAGCTTCCTTGGGCTTGGAATCAAAGAACCAATGACAAGCTGGGGATTATTGCTAAAAGACGCTCAATCACTCACGGAGATTGCAGTACACCCGTGGCTTATAATTCCAGGTGCATTCATTATGATTTCTGTCTTGGCTTTCAACTTCATGGGTGATGGCTTAAGAGACGCAATCGACCCATACAGGACCGTTGAAAAGGTATAG